From Deinococcus aquaticus, one genomic window encodes:
- a CDS encoding AIM24 family protein translates to MSHMQLVQEQKGNGLTLRVHALTHVTRFSQGSDGLNETREMDGRFTIEAELNGSGVLIEPGAFQYSVGQVQAAVEQQQQGGFLRRAMATAGTGESAFATRFTGQGRVWTEPARRHFIIAESTGDAGDDMILDDRAFYLAQDTMQLGVHTHNTVSGALSGNGLRQPKLTGRGIFVVESPVPVSEVEVIELNGRDSVIVDGDMILMYSASLRVELRPLVRGIRNAMRSGEGLVFVISGTGTVFLTPTHRNVSIASTGLT, encoded by the coding sequence ATGAGTCACATGCAACTGGTGCAGGAGCAGAAAGGCAACGGGTTGACGCTGCGCGTTCACGCGCTGACGCATGTCACGCGGTTCTCGCAGGGCAGCGACGGCCTGAACGAGACGCGCGAGATGGACGGCCGCTTCACCATCGAGGCCGAACTGAACGGCAGTGGCGTGCTGATCGAACCCGGCGCGTTCCAGTACTCGGTGGGGCAGGTGCAGGCGGCCGTGGAGCAGCAGCAGCAGGGCGGGTTCCTGCGCCGCGCCATGGCGACCGCCGGTACGGGCGAGAGTGCCTTCGCCACGCGCTTCACCGGGCAGGGCAGGGTCTGGACGGAACCCGCGCGGCGGCACTTCATCATCGCGGAGTCCACCGGGGACGCCGGGGACGACATGATCCTGGACGACCGGGCCTTTTACCTCGCGCAGGACACCATGCAGCTTGGTGTGCACACGCACAACACGGTGTCGGGGGCACTGTCTGGGAACGGCCTGCGGCAGCCCAAACTGACCGGGCGGGGCATCTTCGTGGTCGAGTCCCCGGTGCCCGTCTCGGAGGTCGAGGTGATCGAACTGAACGGGCGGGACTCCGTGATCGTGGACGGCGACATGATCCTGATGTACAGCGCGTCCCTGCGGGTGGAACTGCGGCCCCTGGTGCGCGGCATCCGCAACGCCATGCGCAGCGGCGAGGGACTGGTGTTCGTGATCAGCGGGACCGGCACGGTGTTCCTGACGCCCACGCACCGCAACGTGTCGATCGCCAGTACGGGGCTGACCTGA
- a CDS encoding dihydrofolate reductase codes for MSLRPERELVGPELVGIVAVTENGVIGRGGGMPWHLPADLAHFRSLSRGKPNIMGRKVWDSLGGRPLPGRENIVLTRNEAFVAPGAQVVYSPQGALAAAGDAPEVAIIGGAEVYGLFLPQLSRVELTLIHARLDGDTFLPELGSGWVVTQETQRAADDANAFDLTFRTLIRT; via the coding sequence ATGTCTCTTCGCCCTGAACGTGAACTGGTGGGGCCTGAGCTGGTAGGGATCGTGGCGGTGACCGAGAACGGCGTGATCGGCAGGGGCGGCGGGATGCCGTGGCACCTGCCGGCGGATCTGGCGCACTTCCGCTCGCTCAGTCGGGGGAAACCGAACATCATGGGCCGGAAGGTGTGGGATTCGCTGGGCGGGCGGCCGCTGCCGGGGCGGGAGAACATCGTCCTGACCCGCAATGAGGCGTTCGTCGCGCCGGGCGCGCAGGTGGTGTATTCGCCGCAGGGCGCCCTGGCAGCGGCGGGGGACGCGCCGGAAGTGGCGATCATCGGCGGGGCGGAGGTGTACGGGCTGTTCCTGCCGCAGCTGTCGCGCGTGGAACTCACGTTGATTCACGCGCGACTGGACGGCGATACCTTCCTGCCGGAGCTGGGGAGCGGCTGGGTGGTCACGCAGGAAACTCAGCGCGCGGCCGATGACGCGAACGCGTTCGACCTGACGTTCCGCACGCTGATCCGCACGTAA
- a CDS encoding deaminase — protein MTRPTFDELGLATARLWASRSADSKVRVGACILDRHHRVVGVGYNGRAAGEPNERESLSQGHSGFIHAEVNALLAANWNGEGHTLYVTHEPCAACARLIVNSRRVARVMYESAYRESVRVESGLPSGEAILRDAGIEVVHVSSP, from the coding sequence TGGCGACGGCGCGGCTGTGGGCGTCGCGGAGTGCGGACAGCAAGGTGAGGGTGGGGGCGTGCATCCTGGACCGGCATCACCGGGTGGTGGGCGTGGGGTACAACGGGCGCGCGGCGGGCGAGCCGAACGAGCGCGAGAGCCTGTCGCAGGGGCACAGCGGGTTCATTCATGCGGAGGTGAATGCGCTGCTGGCCGCGAACTGGAACGGGGAGGGGCACACGTTGTACGTGACGCATGAGCCGTGCGCGGCGTGTGCGCGCCTGATCGTGAATTCGCGGCGGGTGGCGCGCGTGATGTACGAGTCGGCGTACCGGGAGTCGGTGCGGGTGGAGTCGGGGTTGCCGAGTGGGGAGGCGATCCTGCGGGACGCGGGGATCGAGGTGGTGCATGTCTCTTCGCCCTGA
- a CDS encoding sensor domain-containing diguanylate cyclase — translation MSGPPEQRPTPATPEATLLPPDELRRRAYLLALATGLIVLTLVYAVGQLQGRSDLYTTVFIPALGVMVLFSTGWLLARRSVRIIERAVFVCMNAAHLGQSLEQALRADPVRVAQDDALYWMLVIVCMVAYLIYRNRVAGLYSAAAYTVSCALPLAGLLLSDQGVPAELIRTQLTAGITLLFVHTLSWYRGQFEGQRARLHLAQQLAHTDQLTGLPNRRRLYQNVDDLLGPGAGGAVLLLDLDHFKRVNDQYGHPVGDQVLIRAGQLMTDALGSAGQVGRWGGEEFLAALPAADDTLARQQADRLCRAFDAHDWPGVGRLTVSIGLTVTRPGDTLPALITRADEALYRAKAAGRNGWKADTDPYSPG, via the coding sequence ATGAGCGGCCCCCCCGAGCAGAGGCCCACCCCGGCCACCCCGGAGGCGACCCTGCTGCCGCCCGACGAACTGCGCCGCCGCGCCTACCTGCTGGCCCTCGCCACCGGCCTGATCGTCCTGACCCTCGTGTACGCGGTCGGGCAGCTTCAGGGCCGCTCGGACCTGTACACCACCGTGTTCATTCCTGCCCTGGGCGTCATGGTGCTGTTCAGCACGGGCTGGTTGCTCGCCCGGCGGTCCGTGCGGATCATCGAGCGCGCCGTGTTCGTGTGCATGAACGCCGCCCACCTGGGCCAGTCGCTGGAACAGGCCCTGCGGGCCGACCCGGTCCGGGTCGCCCAGGACGACGCCCTGTACTGGATGCTCGTGATCGTCTGCATGGTCGCGTACCTGATCTACCGTAACCGCGTGGCCGGCCTGTACAGCGCCGCCGCGTACACCGTCAGCTGCGCGTTGCCTCTGGCCGGCCTGCTGCTGAGCGACCAGGGCGTCCCGGCGGAACTGATCCGCACGCAACTCACGGCCGGCATCACCCTGCTGTTCGTGCATACCCTCTCGTGGTACCGGGGGCAGTTCGAGGGACAGCGTGCCCGCCTGCACCTCGCGCAGCAACTGGCGCACACCGATCAACTGACCGGTCTGCCCAACCGCCGCCGCCTGTACCAGAACGTGGATGACCTGCTGGGCCCCGGCGCGGGCGGCGCGGTCCTGCTGCTGGACCTCGACCACTTCAAACGCGTGAACGACCAGTACGGCCACCCGGTCGGGGATCAGGTGCTGATCCGCGCCGGGCAACTCATGACCGACGCGCTCGGCAGCGCCGGACAGGTCGGCCGCTGGGGCGGCGAGGAATTCCTGGCCGCGCTGCCGGCCGCAGACGACACCCTGGCCCGCCAGCAGGCCGACCGCCTGTGCCGGGCCTTCGACGCGCACGACTGGCCCGGCGTGGGCCGCCTGACCGTCAGCATCGGCCTGACCGTCACCCGCCCCGGTGACACCCTGCCCGCCCTGATCACCCGCGCCGATGAGGCCCTGTACCGCGCCAAGGCCGCCGGACGGAACGGCTGGAAGGCCGACACCGACCCCTACAGCCCCGGCTGA